In Leptospira wolffii serovar Khorat str. Khorat-H2, a genomic segment contains:
- a CDS encoding aldo/keto reductase has protein sequence MESPLDRKEFLKRSAAVFLGLAASGSSYRSVFAQTKQGAPSMLKRKIPKTGEEIPAIGLGTWQTLDVDPDPSSLAPLQEVISEFIQRGGRVLDSSPMYGRSEEIFGLLSRNLSEEDRKKFFLATKVWTRGETSGKSQIEASFRKMKTDKIDLFQIHNLLDTEVHLKTLRTLRDKGRIRYIGLTHFTSSAFGEMERIANKEKPDFLQIPYSVITREAENRILPFAQENGIAVLINRPFEEGALFRRSKGKTVPEYFQQWDCSSFAQIFLKYLLSHPGVTCVIPATAKISHLRDNLGAGIGKFPEGKERKVFLENLLDALD, from the coding sequence ATGGAATCGCCTCTGGACCGAAAAGAATTTTTGAAGAGGTCCGCTGCAGTTTTTCTAGGACTTGCGGCGAGCGGTAGTTCGTATCGATCCGTATTTGCCCAAACGAAACAAGGAGCTCCTTCCATGCTGAAACGGAAAATTCCTAAAACGGGGGAAGAGATTCCTGCGATAGGATTGGGAACTTGGCAGACTCTGGACGTGGATCCGGATCCTTCTTCTCTCGCTCCATTGCAGGAAGTGATTTCCGAATTTATCCAAAGAGGCGGAAGGGTTTTGGATTCTTCTCCTATGTACGGTAGATCCGAGGAGATCTTCGGACTTTTGTCCCGGAATTTGTCCGAAGAGGATCGTAAAAAATTCTTCTTGGCCACCAAGGTCTGGACTCGGGGAGAAACTTCCGGTAAGTCCCAGATAGAAGCGTCCTTCCGGAAGATGAAGACCGATAAGATAGATCTATTCCAAATCCATAATTTACTCGATACCGAGGTTCATCTCAAGACTTTAAGGACCTTGAGGGACAAAGGTCGGATTCGTTATATCGGGCTAACTCATTTTACCTCCTCCGCTTTCGGAGAGATGGAGAGAATCGCAAATAAGGAAAAGCCGGATTTTTTACAGATCCCGTATTCGGTCATTACTCGAGAGGCGGAGAATCGGATTCTCCCCTTCGCGCAAGAGAACGGAATCGCGGTCCTAATCAATCGCCCTTTCGAAGAAGGGGCGTTGTTCAGAAGGTCTAAAGGTAAGACGGTGCCGGAATATTTTCAACAATGGGATTGCTCGAGCTTTGCTCAGATTTTTCTGAAATATCTGCTCTCTCATCCCGGGGTCACCTGCGTCATTCCCGCTACCGCGAAGATTTCCCATCTGAGAGACAATTTGGGTGCCGGGATAGGAAAGTTTCCGGAAGGCAAGGAAAGGAAAGTTTTCCTAGAAAACCTTTTGGATGCCTTGGATTAA
- a CDS encoding alpha/beta fold hydrolase: protein MSQQSLWRTHALAWKAAGSFFEWKRKKLFYRTSGEGEALLLLHGFPTSSWDWKDIWEELSHSYKLFAFDYLGFGFSEKPKSGRYSIFEYADQAEDFLQEMGVEKVHILAHDLGDTVAQELIARYREKLSGQRIGGPELASVFLLNGGIFPETHKPRAVQKLLNGPFGFLFSRLINKASFRKSFTEIFGAATKPSQEELDGFWECVSNGGGNAIYHKLIRYMRERKSFRDRWVGSILDCPVPFAFADGLADPVSGKHVVDRLREFRPESKIYEFHGIGHYPQTEAPDSVLRAYKDFRTSV, encoded by the coding sequence ATGTCGCAACAATCTCTTTGGAGAACCCACGCTTTGGCCTGGAAGGCAGCGGGCTCATTCTTCGAATGGAAAAGAAAGAAACTATTCTATAGAACCTCCGGAGAAGGAGAGGCTCTCTTATTATTGCACGGATTTCCCACTTCTTCTTGGGATTGGAAGGATATCTGGGAAGAATTATCACATTCTTATAAATTGTTCGCGTTCGATTATCTGGGCTTCGGATTCTCCGAAAAACCCAAATCAGGAAGGTATTCCATCTTCGAATACGCCGACCAGGCGGAAGACTTCCTACAAGAAATGGGCGTGGAGAAAGTGCATATTCTCGCCCACGACTTGGGAGATACGGTGGCTCAGGAATTGATAGCACGTTATAGGGAAAAACTTTCCGGACAAAGAATAGGCGGTCCAGAATTAGCTTCCGTATTTTTATTAAACGGAGGGATCTTTCCCGAGACACATAAACCTAGAGCTGTGCAGAAATTATTGAACGGTCCTTTCGGTTTTCTCTTTAGTCGTCTGATCAATAAGGCATCGTTTCGTAAGAGTTTTACGGAAATCTTCGGTGCGGCGACAAAGCCCAGTCAGGAAGAATTGGACGGTTTTTGGGAATGCGTCAGTAACGGAGGAGGAAATGCGATTTACCATAAGCTGATCCGTTACATGAGAGAAAGAAAAAGTTTCAGGGATAGATGGGTGGGTTCCATTCTAGACTGTCCCGTTCCTTTCGCGTTCGCAGACGGTCTTGCCGATCCGGTGAGTGGAAAGCATGTTGTGGATCGACTGAGAGAGTTTCGACCCGAGTCAAAGATCTACGAGTTTCACGGTATCGGTCATTATCCGCAAACCGAAGCGCCTGACTCGGTACTTAGAGCATACAAGGACTTTAGAACGAGCGTTTAG
- a CDS encoding PilZ domain-containing protein, which yields MDKRQQVRVVPFPKQPVQLQLMGNGFLEILLAQDVSQGGMAVRVPHKFSGYDIHSSVELVVSLPGYKPFKAMGLIKHLSASKEAEGIFGLQFTQVDAKGKQFLGDYVRKLASLRRMAG from the coding sequence ATGGATAAGAGACAGCAAGTTAGGGTAGTCCCTTTCCCAAAACAGCCCGTCCAGTTGCAGTTGATGGGCAACGGTTTCTTAGAAATTCTTTTAGCCCAAGACGTGAGCCAAGGCGGTATGGCGGTTCGGGTTCCGCATAAATTCTCCGGATACGATATCCATTCTTCCGTGGAATTGGTCGTTTCTCTTCCCGGATATAAACCTTTCAAAGCGATGGGTCTTATCAAACACTTAAGCGCTTCCAAAGAAGCCGAAGGAATTTTCGGTCTACAGTTTACGCAAGTGGACGCGAAAGGAAAACAATTCCTAGGCGATTATGTCCGTAAATTGGCTTCTTTGCGCAGAATGGCCGGCTGA
- a CDS encoding GNAT family N-acetyltransferase — MGSGTVQKKEKVERKLEVRIAENQLEIERTLALRYDVFNLELGEGLPQSAATRKDRDEYDLFCDHLIVVDKNRDDMIVGTYRILRRSVAKANIGFYSDNEFDITKIYELEREPAEIGRSCVHPEYRDGSVISLLWAGLGQYMKKNNIGYLFGCGSVHSTDANSANEVFAFLKEKSALADGTFDVTPLRGYEMPGFDRNYQPADIKEVSKRIPALIKGYIRAGSLICGTPALDSVFKTTDFFIIFDIKDIEARYSKHYLE; from the coding sequence ATGGGATCAGGAACAGTCCAAAAAAAGGAAAAAGTAGAGCGTAAGCTTGAAGTAAGAATAGCGGAGAATCAGTTGGAGATCGAAAGAACTCTAGCTTTGCGTTACGACGTATTTAATTTGGAATTGGGAGAAGGATTGCCTCAATCCGCGGCGACCCGTAAGGACCGCGACGAATACGATTTATTTTGCGATCATTTGATCGTTGTGGATAAGAACCGCGACGATATGATCGTAGGAACTTATCGCATTCTCCGCAGAAGCGTTGCGAAAGCCAATATCGGCTTTTATTCAGACAACGAATTCGACATCACTAAAATCTATGAACTGGAAAGAGAACCTGCGGAAATCGGACGCAGCTGCGTTCATCCCGAATACAGAGACGGATCCGTGATCTCTCTGCTTTGGGCAGGACTGGGGCAGTACATGAAGAAAAATAACATCGGTTATCTTTTCGGATGCGGATCCGTTCACAGCACCGATGCAAACTCCGCTAACGAGGTCTTTGCATTCTTGAAGGAAAAGAGCGCTCTTGCCGACGGAACTTTCGACGTGACTCCTCTCCGCGGATATGAAATGCCCGGTTTCGATCGGAATTATCAACCCGCAGATATAAAAGAAGTCTCCAAGAGAATTCCCGCTTTGATCAAAGGCTATATTCGAGCAGGATCCTTGATCTGCGGAACTCCAGCTTTGGATTCCGTATTCAAGACCACCGATTTCTTTATCATCTTCGATATTAAAGACATCGAAGCTCGATACAGCAAACACTACCTAGAGTAG